GCAGTGGCAAGGTGGTCGGACTTAGCCGGAATCCGGATACCCTGGTGCTTGAAGATGGAAGCACCCTCGCCGCGGATCTTTACATCGATGCCACCGGTAGTGAAGCCACCCTCGCCACCTTGGACGGAAATACCGCGTGGCTTTCCTACGAGGACGCTTGCCTTTGCACCCGCGCCGCCACCGTCGCGCGCCGTCGCGGCAGCGAGCCGATTCGCCCCTACGTCACGCTGGAGGCGCTCGATTCCGGCTGGCGCTGGCGGGTCGATCACGATGACACCGTGGGGATCGGCCACGCATGGCACCCGGATTTCATCAGTGAGGACCAGGCCTGCACGGACCTCATGGCAAAGGTCAGCGATAGCTCCCTGACTCCCCGCCTTCACCACTGGAAGGTCGGCCGTCGTCAGCAGTCCTGGCTCGGCTCCGTCGTGGCCATTGGGGATGCCAGCGGCTTTGTCGAGCCCATGAGCTCCCTGCGCTTCAGTCATCTGGTTCTGCAGTTGAATTGGCTCGTTCGCGTGCTCGCCGCGACCGACGGCATGCCCGGAGATGAAACCCGCCGCACCTACAGCCGTGTCGTTTCGGAAGCTTGGGACGAAAGCCGTGACTTCCACGCCATCCACTACCGCTTCCATGCTGCCGGAAAATCCCCCTTCTGGGATATGGCCCGCGCTACCGCAAAGGCCCGAAAGCATGCCGAACTCGTCGACCTCTACGGCAGCATCGGCCCCTCTTCGACCCTGGAGAGCTGCCTGCCTTCCTGGCCGGGCTTCGTCGGCATTGATTCGTGGATCGCAGCCCTCATCGGCATGGGTGTTCCCTTCCGTCATCACCCGGAAATCCCGGAGCCGGAAAGGAAGGCTTGGCAGTCACTCTGCGAGCAGCGTCGCGCTCTCGCGAAACAAGCGGTGCATGCCGAACTCTGCATCGGTGCCGCCCGCCGCGCTGTCCGCCCGGAGCCGCGGGTAAGCCTTCCCTGAACCGCCACCCGTGTTCGAGCCGCAAGCAAGATCGCCCGGCCCGGTCGAAAGCTTCCTGATCCTCGTCAGCTTGCTGACGCCGGGGGTTGCGATGCTTTGCTATGTGGCTGCGGCGGGAAGGTGGTTTCAGATCTGGATCCGCGCGAACGTGGAACTTTATCTCGGATCGAGCCTCGTCTTCGCAGCTTTGGTCGCACTGGGTTGCAGCTTCTTTGCCGCAGGGATCCTGGCAGCGCGGATCGATCCCCTGATGAGGCCGCGGCAGCTCGTCCGCTGGGCGATTCTGTTCTTCGTTCTTCAGATAGCCCTGACCCCCGGGGTAGCGATGATCGGCTCCATGGTCTTTCTCGGGCGTTGAGCGGCTGATCCATCGGGAAAAGAGGCTAGGACCACGGAAAGTGGTTCCGAAAGATCGGCCTTTCTGTCAGACTCGCATCGTGTCGCTCATCCCTTTATCACTTTTTCATCCCGGCCATGGGAGACAGGGAGACGCGGGCGCCTGTTAATTTTCCTCTTTTAACAGGCGGAACAGGCACCCGGACCCCTTTTTCGAAACCCGGAAAAGCGGCACGATAAATCACGATTCATCCTCCGGGTACCCGCCAGATCCCGCCTCTTCCGCCACGAAAAAGGCAGACGGAAGACACCTCTGGCCCCGCTTCCGGAGTTGAATTCCGCCGCCGAACCCGATTTTGTCTCCCTTATGAAGCCCCTCTTCCTCTGTCTTCCCCTCGTGCTCTGCGCACAGCTCCACGCCGCCATCGGCCAGTGGCAGGTGCTTCAGGACGGCGAGGGCGGATCCATCAAGGTCCGTTTCGAGGGTCTCCAAAAGGACAAGTATCTCCTTCGCCGCGAGACCGACGGCAAGCTTTTCGAGACCTCCCCGGGCATGCTCCCCGCCGAGGCCCGCACCGCCATCGATGCCGAGGCGAAGCTCCTTTCCGAAGAGCTTCCGAAACTCAGCGCCATGGCCGGTCACAAGATGTTCTCCGGCACTCCTTTCGAGGTCCGCCCGGCTCAGGAAATCGCGGATGCCCTTGACCTCAGACCGGAGTCGAAGACGAAGCACAGCGCCAGCTGGCGCTC
This portion of the Luteolibacter luteus genome encodes:
- a CDS encoding tryptophan 7-halogenase translates to MYPSPIHHMLVAGSGTDAFIAAATLKRAYPGINVTLLRDPGSAPEDPAGESTAPAVLQYLCNNVGLHGSDIHLHARPIWNLGFRCQWGARGTFFRSFDAPFATGMRGFRTEPGYLAADVGLDNCSLAMSLMAAGKLFPKDGNHGFKPIEHVTGLNLRPEPLNGLLLRACQTLGVSIRSGKVVGLSRNPDTLVLEDGSTLAADLYIDATGSEATLATLDGNTAWLSYEDACLCTRAATVARRRGSEPIRPYVTLEALDSGWRWRVDHDDTVGIGHAWHPDFISEDQACTDLMAKVSDSSLTPRLHHWKVGRRQQSWLGSVVAIGDASGFVEPMSSLRFSHLVLQLNWLVRVLAATDGMPGDETRRTYSRVVSEAWDESRDFHAIHYRFHAAGKSPFWDMARATAKARKHAELVDLYGSIGPSSTLESCLPSWPGFVGIDSWIAALIGMGVPFRHHPEIPEPERKAWQSLCEQRRALAKQAVHAELCIGAARRAVRPEPRVSLP